One region of Labrus mixtus chromosome 1, fLabMix1.1, whole genome shotgun sequence genomic DNA includes:
- the tssc4 gene encoding U5 small nuclear ribonucleoprotein TSSC4 — protein MCDQKKKGVDLGDDEDELSVSDDSEPEERPTMAPFDPELDHSDDDDDNEEVCCAPAGLRNQAQFSLRGGSSAFSNRSQSIFDCLDNVARPPSSTSSCPSSSSSSSSSSVNQQKDGVFARPQAPPPSRKTTQPPLSPPNPVKRRGTPDYLLNPERWTHYSLEDTSETSDQGNTRAALSFLSTLQERKEEDRKQKEEAERSCSDSSPCNLQKKMIFSRPSRPKREQPMVRSREKETLLSHLQEEEVEGRETQKAGERRTEVEEKHAENQKKEEEQGQRQREKEEEEEKVESGPVFTSFRRMSSKNYRRSSVKEEY, from the coding sequence ATgtgtgatcaaaaaaaaaaaggtgttgacCTCGGAGACGATGAAGACGAGCTGTCAGTCAGTGATGACTCTGAGCCTGAGGAGAGACCCACCATGGCGCCGTTTGACCCTGAGCTTGaccacagtgatgatgatgatgataatgaagaGGTGTGCTGTGCTCCTGCTGGCCTCAGAAATCAGGCTCAGTTCAGTCTGAGAGGAGGTAGCTCAGCCTTCTCCAACCGCTCCCAAAGCATCTTTGACTGTCTGGACAATGTGGCCcggcccccctcctccacctcctcctgcccctcctcttcttcctcttcttcctcctcctctgtgaacCAGCAGAAAGATGGAGTTTTTGCTAGGCCTCAGGCTCCGCCCCCCAGCAGGAAAACTACCCAGCCTCCACTGAGCCCCCCCAACCCGGTCAAGAGGAGGGGAACCCCTGACTACCTGCTTAATCCAGAGCGCTGGACCCACTACAGCCTGGAGGACACCAGTGAGACAAGTGACCAAGGTAACACCAGGGCTGccctcagcttcctgtccactctgcaggagaggaaggaggaggacaggaagcagaaagaggaggcagagcGCAGCTGCAGTGACTCCTCCCCCTGTAACCTCCAGAAAAAGATGATCTTCAGCAGACCCAGCAGGCCGAAGAGAGAACAACCTATGgtgaggagcagagagaaggagacgcTCCTTAGTCATctgcaggaagaggaggtggagggcaGGGAGACACAGAAGGCTGGAGAAAGGAGaacagaggtggaggagaaacacGCTGAGAatcaaaaaaaggaggaggagcagggacagagacagagagaaaaggaggaggaggaggagaaagtggagtCCGGTCCTGTGTTCACCTCCTTCAGGAGGATGAGCAGTAAGAACTACAGGAGGAGTTCAGTGAAGGAGGAGTACTGA